From Salmo salar chromosome ssa09, Ssal_v3.1, whole genome shotgun sequence:
ATTTCAGTCACTGTTCTTGATAATAATGACAACAGACCTATTTTCAGCCAGGATGTGTATTCTGTGACAATACAGGAAAACGGTGCAGTTGGAACAATTGTTGCTAAAGTTAATGCTACCGATTTGGATGACGGTGTGTATTCTGAAATTATATATTCATTCGTGAAAAACCTCAAAAGAAAAGTATATGATACTTTTAGCTTAGATTCCAATACCGGTGAAATATCAGTGAAGGGTAAAATCGACTTTGAGGACACTGAAGTTTACAGAGCTGATGTCATGGCATCAGATAAAGGACAGCCCCCTATGAGGACAGAATGTAGGGTTATCATAAAAATACTTGATGTTAATGATAACAAACCCGAGATAGAGGTAACATCTCTTTCCAATATGGTCTCTGAAGATTCCAAACCAGAGACTGTTATTTCTCTCATCAGTGTAACTGACAAAGACTCCGGCATTAACGGTAAAGTAATTTGCAGTCTGTCAGAAGATGTACCTTTTGAATTGAAACCTTCATTTCAAGATAACATGTACTCTTTAGTTACGAAACAGCGTTTAGACAGAGAACTCGTGTcccattatgacatcacaataacagcCACTGACTGTGGTCAGCCTCCTCTGTCCACATTCAAAACTCTGAGCGTCCAGATATCAGATGTGAATGATAACAGTCCAGAATTCTCCCAAAACCCCCTTGAGCTGTACTTAGTGGAAAATAACGGCCCTGGTGCGTCAATATTTTATGTAAGCGCCACAGATAAAGACTTGAATGAAAATGCTGCGATTTCATATCACATTGTTAGAGGAGAAGGGATACAGAACGATATGGCATCTTTCTTGAATATCAATTCTGATAATGGACATATTTCCGCTCTAAAAAGCTTTGACTTTGAAACCCTCAAAACGTTCCAATTCCAAGTTGTAGCTACAGACTCTGGAATTCCGTCACTAAGCAGCAACGTCACAATAAACGTGTTCATTGTGGATCAGAACGACAACGCTCCAGTGATCCTGTATCCAGTCAGCGCTAACGGTTCCGCTGAAGGTGTGGAGGAGATTCCCCGCAATGTGAACGCAGGCCATTTGGTGACTAAAGTGAGAGCCTATGACGCTGATATAGGATATAACGGCTGGTTGTTATTTTCACTGCAGGAATTACTGACCACAGTCTCTTTGCTTTGGACCGCTATACAGGACAGATAAGGACACTTcggtcattcacagagacagacgAGGCTGAGCATAAACTGGTCATACTGGTAAAAGACAATGGGAACGTTTCACTCTCAGCAACAGCTACTGTGATTATCAACGTTGTGGAGCCCAAAGAGGCTTTTGCAGCTTCTGATGTTAAAAGCGCAGTAAAAGACGAGGAGGAGAACAGcgttacattttatttgatcatcACTTTGGGGTCAGTTTCAGCACTTTTTATCATCAGTATCATCGTGTTGATTGTAATGCAGTGCTCCAAAGCCCCAGACGATTCCTGCAAGTATTTACAAGATGTGAATTACGACGGGACACTGTGCCACAGCATCCAGTACAGATCCGGAGACAAACGGTACATGTTAGTTGGACCCAGAATGAGTATAGGTTCTACTATAGTCCCGGGCAGCAATGGGAATACTCTAGTGGTACCTGACCACAGGAGGAGAGCTTCTGGAGAGGTAAGGGGATGAAAACGAATTTATTGTTCACAATGCTCTTACACCTGACCATTGACATGTAGTGCTGATAGTATGCTTGAGTTGGAGAATTGCATACGCTATCATTGTATTTGTATGTATTTCATATTTCCTTGACTGAAAGGGTTATGTGTGAGTTGGTCAAATATGATGTTTTAAAATCAGAGGGTTGTGTCTGTGACATGATCTGAGAGCTTGGCACGTGGAAGTTAACCTGTTTATTCCCCACCACCACACGCAGGACATGCcgctcagggcaggcagggcgCTGTCCACCACCGTGGTGCTGAAACGTTGGGCTATTcaaccatagagaatgatagaggcctctagtggccaaacggccgttttagcatgggcagcaccatttaGTGCTTCCACCATGCTTCCGCCATTTTAAAGTAGCCAAAGTCGTCAATTAGCTGGGGATTCCTATAGGTtgtagcctcaatggcgctgcccatgctgtcacagacgctataatggcacagatataaaAAAACAGTCCTCTATCGATCTCTAGGAATTCAATACGCTTTTTGCATAATGAAGTGTTGTCCCCAAAAAAGGACAGTATAAATAGCTTGATTTATTTAAATATGGGAGACGTGTTGCATGCTTCAGTACATTTTATTTAACGGAACCTTTAAGACATATGAATTATGGGTCTGCCGAGTCCAgtcatcaaaatcaaatcaaatcaaattgtatttgtcacatgcgcagaatacaacagttGCCGACCATACCGTGACATtcttacttgcaagcccttatTAACCCACAATGCAGATCAAgaaaaagagttaagaaaatatttactaaattaattaaagtaaaacatttaattaaaagtaacacaataaaataacaataaagagcctatatacagggggtaccgctaccGAGTCAATACGCGGGGTACAGGCTTGATCGAGGTAATTTTAATATGTAGGTAAAGTGATtatggatagataataaacagtgagtagcagtgtaaaaacaaagggggtggcaatgtaaatagtccgggtggacaTTGGATgaatggacctagacttggcgctcccgtaccgcttgctgtgtggtagcagagagaacagtctatgacctgggtgactggagtctttgacaatttttattcTAAACTTGTACTGACCTTTTTTCCTCATGCGTTGTACCAATATAGCATTCTGGGTGGGTTGGACTAGTAAAAGTAGGCCTAACATTATTAAACAACAGCGCAATGCGAGTTAGAATCGCATGGTGTCAGTACCCAGCTATAGCGCTTCTGGTAGAAATACTGTCGTCATGCTTTTGAGCCCTCCTCCTGGCTGGTTTGGTAGGTTTGATCGGTCCCTGGAGTTATACAGTCGTGCAGGTTCGTGGAGAGAATAAGATCTGGAATTGACATAAATAAGACTATTGTTTGTTTATTCGTTTTGGTATTTGACGAACATACTGGAAAGACAACGGTCACAAATGAAGGAATAGTGGAAGTGCTGTGGATTAGGGCTATTTGTCTTGAAAACATGGAACAAAGGGCATGGCGGGAGCGACGGCAGAGTGTCACCTACATGGTTGCTTTGGTTCTGTTTTGGAGCGGAGCTTCAGCACAGATAAGATATTCCATCTCTGAAGAGCTTAAGGAAGGAACTGTCGTGGGGAATATAGCTAAGGATTTGGGAATAGATCTGAGCACCTTGAAGGAGAGGGGATTTCGAATCGTGTCTGGCTCGACGGAGCCCCTTTTCCAGCTAAACCAGAATGACGGTATCTTATATGTGAACCGAAAAATAGACCGAGAGGGGAGGTGTGTGAACGGAGCAGCGTGTGTTTGATCAATCTGAAAACCGTTCTAGAGAACCCGCTGGAGATCCATTATGTCTCAGTGGAGGTGTTAGATGTTAACGACCATTCTCCCAGCTTTCCCGAGAAAGAGAATCGGTTAGAAATATACGAATCCGCTTTACCTGGTGCACGATTTCAGCTGCAAGCTGCCGTTGATCCAGATGCTGGCCAGTACTCGGTTCAGCAATATAAACTCAGTCATAATGACCATTTTCGTTTGGAGGTTAAAGATCGAGGAAGGGAAGGTAAAATTCCTGTTCTAAATCTACTAAAGCCCCTAGATAGAGAAGCTATGAAACGACACATTACTACTCACAGCCATTGATGGAGGAAAACCTCCCAGGTCTGGGACTGTGGAAATAGTTATTGATGTTTTAGATGTAAATGATAATATGCCCGTTTTTGTCAAAGAGTCATACTCAGTGACATTGAATGAAAATTCTCCAATAGGCACGACAGTCGTGCAAGTAAATGCCACGGATTTAGACGAGGGTTCGAATGCCGAGGTCCTTTACTTTTTCGGTAAAATGGTAAAAAACAAGATACGTAAGATTTTCGATGTAAATACGAATACGGGTGAGATAGTTGTGAAAGAATTAGTCGATTTCGAGCTACAAGACAGCTATGAGATCGACATAATGGCATCTGATAAAGGATCTGCACCTCTGACAACAGACAAAAGCATAACAGTAAAGATTATTGACCTCAACGATAATGCACCTGAGATAGAGGTGACGTCTTTTTCGAACGCAATCCCCGAGGATTCCAGACCCGGTACCACTGTAGCACTAATCAGTGTTAATGATTTAGACTCTGGTCTTAATGGAAAAGTGATCTGCTCTTTACTCGAGGACATACCATTTACATTAATGCCGTCTTTACAGGACAACATGTATTCTGTAGTCACCAAGTCATCACTGGATCGAGAGAAATTATCACAATATGATCTAACAGTAGTTGCTAAAGATGCAGGCCAGCCGTCCCTGTCATCTGTAAAGACTATAAGCGTAGTTATATCAGATGTGAATGATAACAGTCCAGAGTTCTCATTAAGCTCCTAACTTTAGATGTCACTGAGAATAACGGCCCAGGCGCGTCAGTATTTTACGTAAGCGCATCAGATAACGTGATGTAGATGAAAACGCTGCGATTTCATATCACATTGTTAGAGGAGAAGGTGACGTACGAACGAAATGGGCATCTTTCTTCAATATAAATTCTGAAAATGGAAACATTTTCGCGCTAAAAAGCTTTGACTTTGAAACCCTCAAAACGTTCCAATTCCAAGTTGTAGCTACAGACTCTGGAATTCCGTCACTAAGCAGCAACGTCACAATAAACGTGTTCATTGTGGATCAGAACGACAACGCTCCAGTGATCCTGTATCCAGTCAGCGCTAACGGTTCCGCTGAAGGTGTGGAGGAGATTCCCCGCAATGTGAACGCAGGCCATTTGGTGACTAAAGTGAGAGCCTATGACGCTGATATAGGATATAACGGCTGGTTGTTATTTTCACTACAGGAAGTTACTGACCACAGTCTCTTTGCTTTGGACCGCTATACAGGACAGATAAGGACACTTcggtcattcacagagacagacgAGGCTGAGCATAAACTGGTCATACTGGTAAAAGACAATGGGAACGTTTCACTCTCAGCAACAGCTACTGTGATTATCAACGTTGTGGAGCCCAAAGAGGCTTTTGCAGCTTCTGATGTTAAAAGCGCAGTAAAAGACGAGGAGGAGAACAGcgttacattttatttgatcatcACTTTGGGGTCAGTTTCAGCACTTTTTATCATCAGTATCATCGTGTTGATTGTAATGCAGTGCTCCAAAGCCCCAGACGATTCCTCCAAGTATTTACAAGATGTGAATTACGACGGGACACTGTGCCACAGCATCCAGTACAGATCCGGAGACAAACGGTACATGTTAGTTGGACCCAGAATGAGTATAGGTTCTACTATAGTCCCGGGCAGCAATGGGAATACTCTAGTGGTACCTGACCACAGGAGGAGAGCTTCTGGAGAGGTAAGGGATGAAAACGAATTTATTGTTCACAATGTCTCTTACACCTGACCATTGACATGTAGTGCTGATAGTATGCTTGAGTTGGAGAATTGCATACGCTATCATTGTATTTGTATGTATTTCATCTTTGACTGAAAGGGTTAGTGTGAGTTGGTCAAATATGATGTTTTAAAATCAGAGGGTTGTGTCTGTGACATGATCTGAGAGCTTGGCACGTGGAAGTTAACCTGTTTATTCCCCACCACCACACGCAGGACATGCcgctcagggcaggcagggcgCTGTCCACCACCGTGGTGCTGAAACGTTGGGCTATTcaaccatagagaatgatagaggcctctagtggccaaacggccgttttagcatgggcagcaccatttaGTGCTTCCACCATGCTTCCGCCATTTTAAAGTAGCCAAAGTCGTCAATTAGCTGGGGATTCCTATAGGTtgtagcctcaatggcgctgcccatgctgtcacagacgctataatggcacagatataaaAAACAGTCCTCTATCGATCTCTAGGAATTCAATACGCTTTTTGCATAATGAAGTGTTGTCCCCAAAAAAGGACAGTATAAATAGCTTGATTTATTTAAATATGGGAGACGTGTTGCATGCTTCAGTACATTTTATTTAACGGAACCTTTAAGACATATGAATTATGGGTCTGCCGAGTCCAgtcatcaaaatcaaatcaaatcaaattgtatttgtcacatgcgcagaatacaacagttGCCGACCATACCGTGACATtcttacttgcaagcccttatTAACCCACAATGCAGATCAAgaaaaagagttaagaaaatatttactaaattaattaaagtaaaacatttaattaaaagtaacacaataaaataacaataaagagcctatatacaggggggtaccgctACCGAGTCAATACGCGGGGTACAGGCTTGATCGAGGTAATTTTAATATGTAGGTAAAGTGATtatggatagataataaacagtgagtagcagtgtAAAACAAAGGGGgtggcaatgtaaatagtccgggtggacaTTGGATgaatggacctagacttggcgctcccgtaccgcttgctgtgtggtagcagagagaacagtctatgacctgggtgactggagtctttgacaatttttattcTAAACTTGTACTGACCTTTTTCCTCATGCGTTGTACCAATATAGCATTCTGGGTGGGTTGGACTAGTAAAAGTAGGCCTAACATTATTAAACAACAGCGCAATGCGAGTTAGAATCGCATGGTGTCAGTACCCAGCTATAGCGCTTCTGGTAGAAATACTGTCGTCATGCTTTTGAGCCCTCCTCCTGGCTGGTTTGGTAGGTTTGATCGGTCCCCGGAGTTATACAGTCGTGCAGGTTCGTGGAGAGAATAAGATCTGGAATTGACATAAATAAGACTATTGTTTGTTTATTCGTTTTGGTATTTGACGAACATACTGGAAAGACAACGGTCACAAATGAAGGAATAGTGGAAGTGCTGTGGATTAGGGCTATTTGTCTTGAAAACATGGAACAAAGGGCATGGCGGGAGCGACGGCAGAGTGTCACCTACATGGTTGCTTTGGTTCTGTTTTGGAGCGGAGCTTCAGCACAGATAAGATATTCCATCTCTGAAGAGCTTAAGGAAGGAACTGTCGTGGGGAATATAGCTAAGGATTTGGGAATAGATCTGAGCACCTTGAAGGAGAGGGGATTTCGAATCGTGTCTGGCTCGACGGAGCCCCTTTTCCAGCTAAACCAGAATGACGGTATCTTATATGTGAACCGAAAAATAGACCGAGAGGAGGTGTGTGAACGGAGCAGCGTGTGTTTGATCAATCTGAAAACCGTTCTAGAGAACCCGCTGGAGATCCATTATGTCTCAGTGGAGGTGTTAGATGTTAACGACCATTCTCCCAGCTTTCCCGAGAAAGAGAATCGGTTAGAAATATACGAATCCGCTTTACCTGGTGCACGATTTCAGCTGCAAGCTGCCGTTGATCCAGATGCTGGCCAGTACTCGGTTCAGCAATATAAACTCAGTCATAATGACCATTTTCGTTTGGAGGTTAAAGATCGAGGAAGGGAAGGTAAAATTCCTGTTCTAAATCTACTAAAGCCCCTAGATAGAGAAGCTATGAAACGACATACATTACTACTCACAGCCATTGATGGAGGAAAACCTCCCAGGTCTGGGACTGTGGAAATAGTTATTGATGTTTTAGATGTAAATGATAATATGCCCGTTTTTGTCAAAGAGTCATACTCAGTGACATTGAATGAAAATTCTCCAATAGGCACGACAGTCGTGCAAGTAAATGCCACGGATTTAGACGAGGGTTCGAATGCCGAGGTCCTTTACTTTTTCGGTAAAATGGTAAAAAACAAGATACGTAAGATTTTCGATGTAAATACGAATACGGGTGAGATAGTTGTGAAAGAATTAGTCGATTTCGAGCTACAAGACAGCTATGAGATCGACATAATGGCATCTGATAAAGGATCTGCACCTCTGACAACAGACAAAAGCATAACAGTAAAGATTATTGACCTCAACGATAATGCACCTGAGATAGAGGTGACGTCTTTTTCGAACGCAATCCCCGAGGATTCCAGACCCGGTACCACTGTAGCACTAATCAGTGTTAATGATTTAGACTCTGGTCTTAATGGAAAAGTGATCTGCTCTTTACTCGAGGACATACCATTTACATTAATGCCGTCTTTACAGGACAACATGTATTCTGTAGTCACCAAGTCATCACTGGATCGAGAGAAATTATCACAATATGATCTAACAGTAGTTGCTAAAGATGCAGGCCAGCCGTCCCTGTCATCTGTAAAGACTATAAGCGTAGTTATATCAGATGTGAATGATAACAGTCCAGAGTTTTCATTAAGCTCCTATACTTTATATGTCACTGAGAATAACGACCCAGGCGCCTCAGTATTTTACGTAAGTGCATCAGATCGTGATGTAGATGAAAACGCTCTTATTTCATATCATATTCTGAGAGATGGTGACGTGAACAAATGGGCATCTTTTCTCAACATAAATTCAGAAAATGGAAACATTTTGGCGCTAAAAAGCTTTGACTTTGAAACCCTCAAAACGTTCCAATTCCAAGTTGTAGCTACAGACTCTGGAATTCCGTCACTAAGCAGCAACGTCACAATAAACGTGTTCATTCTGGATCAGAACGACAACGCTCCAGTGATCCTGTATCCAGTCAGCGCTAACGGTTCCGCTGAAGGTGTGGAGGAGATTCCCCGCAATGTGAACGCAGGCCATTTGGTGACTAAAGTGAGAGCCTATGACGCTGATATAGGATATAACGGCTGGTTGTTATTTTCACTACAGGAAGTTACTGACCACAGTCTCTTTGCTTTGGACCGCTATACAGGACAGATAAGGACACTTcggtcattcacagagacagacgAGGCTGAGCATAAACTGGTCATACTGGTAAAGACAATGGGAACGTTTCACTCTCAGCAACAGCTACTGTGATTATCAACGTTGTGGAGCCCAAAGAGGCTTTTGCAGCTTCTGATGTTAAAAGCGCAGTAAAAGACGAGGAGGAGAACAGcgttacattttatttgatcatcACTTTGGGGTCAGTTTCAGCACTTTTTATCATCAGTATCATCGTGTTGATTGTAATGCAGTGCTCCAAAGCCCCAGACGACTCCTCCAAGTATTTACAAGATGTGAATTACGACGGGACACTGTGCCACAGCATCCAGTACAGATCCGGAGACAAACGGTACATGTTAGTTGGACCCAGAATGAGTATAGGTTCTACTATAGTCCCGGGCAGCAATGGGAATACTCTAGTGGTACCTGACCACAGGAGGAGTGCTTCTGGAGAGGTAAGAGCTATTTCAAAGCATTTCAACAGTTACAGTATTAAGTATATAAAGTATCGTGTTGGTCAATTGATTTGATTTTCTGGTTCATTGAAATGTCATTAGCGTGCGTGATGAAGTACAGTCTGCTGAGTCGGTCGCTGTCCACCTCGGTGGTGCTGAATCAACAGCTcacttgtatgtatgtatgtgttggagTCCATCAGACTCTCTTTCCGTTTACACATTTTCTATATTCCTTGACTGCTACGACAAAACAGACAATATCTCCATGTTTATAAAGTTATAGAATCTGATTCCCGGACCACAGGATGTCAGTGTAATAAAATGAGGCTGTTGGTAGATTAGGCCCTGCCCCTCTGGGCTGTTTtcccccccacacatacagatagagTGCGGTGGACATCAGAACAAGACGTGCTCCTGTGTACATATAATACATGTATTCTTTTATGTGCTTAAGAATTGGATTCAGTAGGACTATGGATCGTTACGAGTCGGTTATCTGATCACTAGGAATGTCTTTTTTTATTTGAGAATTGTGCATAATTGTCTATTTAACGATGGGAGACGGAGAACAAAGGCGCAGATGGGAGTACTGGTGGGTTGCTCTGCGTTTCTCTTTGCTGCTGTGCTTCGTGGAGCAGGTTTCGGCTCAGATAAGGTACTCTATTCCAGAGGAGGTGAAAGAGGGATCCGTTGTTGGAAATGTTGCTAAGGATTTGGGTCTTGACGTCAGTACTTTGGTGGACCGACGGTTTCGGATCGTTTCTGGATCCAAGGACGCTCTTTTCCAGATAAATCAGAACAATGGCGTCTTGTATGTTCATAGGAATATCGACAGAGAGGAGCACTGTGATGGCACTGGCGCGTGTTTGATGAACCTGAAGATTGTAGTTGAGAATCCTCTAGAAATACATTATGTTCAGTTAGAAATCAAAGATGTCAATGACCATTCACCTATGTTCACAGAAAAGGAGCAGCATTTTGAAATTGCGGAACATGTTCCTCCGGGAACTCGCTTACAAATTCCGACTGCTCGTGATCCGGACATAGGGGTAAACTCTGTACGTTTTTACAAATTAAGTCAGAATCATTTTTTCGACATTGACATAAAAGATAGCGATGAGGACAAAATACCATTTTTAATATTACAGAAATCTCTAGATAGGGAGAACAGAATCAATCACTCATTGGTTTTAACTGCTATCGATGGAGGGAATCCGCCAAAATCAGGATCTCTAAATATAACCGTTACTGTTCTTGACGTAAATGATAACAAGCCGGTTTTTAGTCAAGACACATATTCTGTAACTTTACAAGAAAACGCCCCTATTGGTACCGTTGTTGTAAAAGTACGTGCTACTGATTTAGATGAAGGGTTAAACCGTGTTGTTGAATACTCTCTTGGCAGAAACCTTAAGAGCAAAGTTTATGACGTGTTTGAATTGGATAGCGTTACAGGTGAAATTACAGTTAAGGCCCAGGTAGACTTTGATGACACCGAGGTGTACAAACTAAGTGTGCAAGCATCAGACAGAGGTCAGCCTCCATGGACTGTCGAATGTAGGGTTATCATAAAAATACTTGACGTAAATGATAACAAACCCGAGATAGAGGTAACATCCCTTTCCAATATGGTCTCTGAAGATTCCAAACCAGAGACTGTTATTTCTCTCATAAGTGTTAGTGATAAAGACTCTGGTATTAATGGAAAAGTGTTGTGTAGTCTGTTAGGAGATGTACCCTTTGAGTTAAAACCTTCCTTTCAGGATAACATGTACTCTTTAGTGACCAAACAACGTTTAGACAGAGAACTCGTGTcccattatgacatcacaataacagcCACTGACTGTGGTCAGCCTCCTCTGTCCACATTCAAAACTCTGAGCGTCCAGATATCAGATGTGAACGACAACAGCCCAGAATTCTCCCAAAACCCTATTGAGCTGTACTTAGTGGAAAATAACGGCCCTGGTGCATCCATATTCTCTGTAACCGCCACTGATAAAGACTTGAATGAAAATGCTGCTATTTCATATCACATTGTTAGAGGAGAAGGGACACAAAATGATATGACATCTTTCCTGAATATCAATTCTGATAATGGACATATTTCCGCTCTAAAAAGCTTTGACTTTGAAACCCTCAAAACGTTCCAATTCCAAGTTGTAGCTACAGACTCTGGAATTCCGTCACTAAGCAGCAACGTCACAATAAACGTGTTCATTCTGGATCAGAACGACAACGCTCCAGTGATCCTGTATCCAGTCAGCGCTAACGGTTCCGCTGAAGGTGTGGAGGAGATTCCCCGCAATGTGAACGCAGGCCATTTGGTGACTAAAGTGAGAGCCTATGACGCTGATATAGGATATAACGGCTGGTTGTTATTTTCACTACAGGAAGTTACTGACCACAGTCTCTTTGCTTTGGACCGCTATACAGGACAGATAAGGACACTTcggtcattcacagagacagacgAGGCTGAGCATAAACTGGCCATACTGGTAAAAGACAATGGGAACGTTTCACTCTCAGCAACAGCTACTGTTATTATCAACGTTGTGGAGCCCAAAGAGGCTTTTGCAGCTTCTGATGTTAAAAGCGCAGTAAAAGACGAGGAGGAGAACAGcgttacattttatttgatcatcACTTTGGGGTCAGTTTCAGCACTTTTTATCATCAGTATCATCATGTTGATTGTAATGCAGTGCTCCAAAGCCCCAGACGATTCCTCCAAGTATTTACAAGATGTGAATTACGACGGGACACTGTGCCACAGCATCCAGTACAGACCCGGAGACAAACGGTACATGTTAGTTGGACCCAGAATGAGTATAGGTTCTACTATAGTCCCGGGCAGCAATGGGAATACACTAGTGGTACCTGACCACAGGAGGAGAGCTTCTGGAGAGGTAAGGAGATTAATACGTTTTTATACAAGTCACATACATTGTACATGGTCCTCATAAACCATGTAGACTGAACTGTACAGTGCATTGAGTGTCTCAATACAATCATATTATCTTGGGTATTTTTTAACCTGCTTTGCTGTTTAGGTTTGTGTTCTGGTGTATTTGTTTTAGTACTGTAATGCACGACAGTATGGAGGGAATCGTCTTGCATTTCTGTTTCGTAATTCATCCAGTGTCCTTTTTATACCATATATATTTGCATTAGAATAGTAAGTGTGGTACATGCTAAATCAATCTTAAAGGAATTCAAAATTGTTTCGCCATAGAGCTGTGTTTTTTGGACGCAGCGTAGTGCCCTCGTTGTGTGTCGCTGTCTATTAGCGTGGTTCTGAAACGCTCGGATGTCTCGCAGCTCTGCAGGAGAACATATACCGTGCAGATAAAGCAACATGCTTCATTTGATATTTTTGTAAATATGTATCAGTTGCTGGGTAGATAATATTAGCCTACATTTGCCTACACACAGTGTATTTTTAtgattgtctgtctctgtctgtttgtgccAAACATGCTTCTGGTGCTGGAGTAGCCAATGTCT
This genomic window contains:
- the LOC123744644 gene encoding protocadherin alpha-3-like, whose product is MGDGGQRRRWEYWWVALRFSLLLCFVEQVSAQIRYSIPEEVKEGSVVGNVAKDLGLAVSTLVERRFRIVSGSNDALFQINQNNGVLYVHKNIDREELCDGNSACLINLKIVVENPLEIHYVGIEISDMNDHSPSFPEKEQHLEIAESTLPGTGFQLQAARDPDSGMNSVRLYKLSHTEYFDLELRDTGEEGKIPVLKLHKPLDRERESKHILVLTAIDGGSPPRSGHVNISVTVLDNNDNRPIFSQDVYSVTIQENGAVGTIVAKVNATDLDDGVYSEIIYSFVKNLKRKVYDTFSLDSNTGEISVKGKIDFEDTEVYRADVMASDKGQPPMRTECRVIIKILDVNDNKPEIEVTSLSNMVSEDSKPETVISLISVTDKDSGINGKVICSLSEDVPFELKPSFQDNMYSLVTKQRLDRELVSHYDITITATDCGQPPLSTFKTLSVQISDVNDNSPEFSQNPLELYLVENNGPGASIFYVSATDKDLNENAAISYHIVRGEGIQNDMASFLNINSDNGHISALKSFDFETLKTFQFQVVATDSGIPSLSSNVTINVFIVDQNDNAPVILYPVSANGSAEGVEEIPRNVNAGHLVTKDR
- the LOC106611843 gene encoding protocadherin alpha-3 isoform X3, translating into MGDGEQRRRWEYWWVALRFSLLLCFVEQVSAQIRYSIPEEVKEGSVVGNVAKDLGLDVSTLVDRRFRIVSGSKDALFQINQNNGVLYVHRNIDREEHCDGTGACLMNLKIVVENPLEIHYVQLEIKDVNDHSPMFTEKEQHFEIAEHVPPGTRLQIPTARDPDIGVNSVRFYKLSQNHFFDIDIKDSDEDKIPFLILQKSLDRENRINHSLVLTAIDGGNPPKSGSLNITVTVLDVNDNKPVFSQDTYSVTLQENAPIGTVVVKVRATDLDEGLNRVVEYSLGRNLKSKVYDVFELDSVTGEITVKAQVDFDDTEVYKLSVQASDRGQPPWTVECRVIIKILDVNDNKPEIEVTSLSNMVSEDSKPETVISLISVSDKDSGINGKVLCSLLGDVPFELKPSFQDNMYSLVTKQRLDRELVSHYDITITATDCGQPPLSTFKTLSVQISDVNDNSPEFSQNPIELYLVENNGPGASIFSVTATDKDLNENAAISYHIVRGEGTQNDMTSFLNINSDNGHISALKSFDFETLKTFQFQVVATDSGIPSLSSNVTINVFILDQNDNAPVILYPVSANGSAEGVEEIPRNVNAGHLVTKVRAYDADIGYNGWLLFSLQEVTDHSLFALDRYTGQIRTLRSFTETDEAEHKLAILVKDNGNVSLSATATVIINVVEPKEAFAASDVKSAVKDEEENSVTFYLIITLGSVSALFIISIIMLIVMQCSKAPDDSSKYLQDVNYDGTLCHSIQYRPGDKRYMLVGPRMSIGSTIVPGSNGNTLVVPDHRRRASGEMRSETLRQDPRSRPQSLSHTQPRKLTPKVPNSDWRYSASLRTGMQSSVHMEESSVMQGAQGVLVQNWPTVSSATGDAEGGETSPPMGAGVDSNSWHFRYGAGGPGGPPQHLKPGEVPPEAFIIPGSPAIISIRQQGGEDDKSDFITFGKKEEAKKKKKKKKEKKDKKDKGKDDDE